A window of Sphingobacterium sp. SRCM116780 contains these coding sequences:
- a CDS encoding phytanoyl-CoA dioxygenase family protein translates to MDELLNHKKNSAELGFSVINSIFSKDEITNMITAIDNANSSKDTFRKSADLFAIRQVLQEVPALYDLVFTDKLKTLIDQLFGEQYFLVKSIYFDKPETSNWYVAYHQDLTISVDKKMDVPGFRLWTKKQNQFAVQPPIAILENNFTIRIHLDQTNEQNGALKVIEGSHLKGVNRLETIDFAKEKETICCVEAGGIMIMKPLILHGSNRTTNNQRRRVIHLEFSNSELPNGLHWSERIN, encoded by the coding sequence ATGGACGAACTCCTAAACCATAAGAAAAACAGTGCTGAACTTGGCTTTTCTGTTATCAATTCGATCTTTTCCAAAGATGAAATAACCAACATGATTACAGCCATAGACAATGCAAACAGCTCGAAAGATACCTTTAGAAAATCAGCTGATCTATTTGCCATTAGACAAGTCCTCCAAGAAGTTCCAGCATTATATGATCTGGTATTTACGGATAAACTGAAAACTTTGATTGACCAACTATTTGGTGAACAGTATTTTCTAGTCAAAAGTATCTATTTTGATAAACCCGAAACTTCCAATTGGTATGTCGCTTACCATCAAGACTTAACCATATCCGTTGATAAAAAGATGGATGTCCCTGGTTTTAGGTTATGGACAAAGAAGCAAAATCAATTTGCCGTCCAACCCCCTATTGCTATTTTAGAAAACAATTTCACAATCCGGATCCATTTGGATCAAACAAATGAACAAAATGGCGCCTTAAAAGTCATCGAAGGTTCTCATCTAAAAGGAGTTAATCGACTGGAAACCATAGATTTTGCAAAAGAAAAAGAAACGATTTGTTGTGTCGAAGCTGGTGGAATTATGATTATGAAGCCATTGATCCTGCATGGTTCCAACCGTACGACCAATAATCAGCGAAGAAGAGTGATTCATTTGGAGTTTTCAAACTCAGAATTACCGAATGGTTTGCATTGGTCGGAAAGAATAAATTAA
- a CDS encoding LA_2272 family surface repeat-containing protein: protein MRIILASICLLLGSMELSAQQTKIFSLSPLSKTTTQVNGMVLGIGHFPKSDQIQRINGVNVDVLPLSLVFLGFADGPHPATRKEPTRLITNGLNVALGGYYRGMINNGVMITLYNLGKETNGLSINGTYVDVERLHGLHISGIGNFSDYAAGVNIGFANNNVQMKGVQIGIFNTSQKLTGIQIGFFNSTKSLQGLQLGLWNKNGRRTLPLINF, encoded by the coding sequence ATGAGAATAATATTAGCAAGTATATGTCTTCTGCTGGGTTCGATGGAACTTTCAGCACAACAGACCAAAATCTTTAGTTTATCTCCTTTATCGAAGACAACGACCCAGGTCAATGGAATGGTTTTAGGTATTGGACATTTTCCAAAATCCGATCAGATACAACGGATTAATGGGGTAAATGTAGATGTATTACCCTTATCTTTAGTCTTTTTAGGATTTGCTGATGGTCCTCATCCAGCTACGCGAAAGGAGCCGACTCGTTTAATCACGAATGGATTAAATGTCGCCTTAGGGGGATACTATAGGGGTATGATCAATAATGGAGTCATGATCACCTTATATAATCTTGGAAAAGAAACGAATGGACTTAGCATCAATGGAACATATGTGGATGTCGAACGACTTCATGGTTTGCATATTTCGGGTATTGGTAATTTTTCGGATTATGCGGCAGGAGTTAATATCGGTTTTGCTAATAACAATGTGCAGATGAAAGGGGTGCAGATTGGAATTTTCAATACTTCTCAAAAGTTGACGGGTATTCAAATCGGATTTTTTAATTCGACCAAATCTCTTCAAGGACTGCAACTCGGCTTGTGGAATAAGAATGGAAGACGAACATTACCACTGATCAATTTTTAA
- a CDS encoding DUF4180 domain-containing protein, translating into MEIHKHEIKGNAIAEVITDNILISTIDDAIDLLGNLYYQGYDSIILYEKNIIADFFDLKNKMAGEILQKFSNYRVRLVLIGNFSPYTSNSLQDFIRESNKGKHIHFKETLEEALDSFAR; encoded by the coding sequence ATGGAAATTCACAAGCATGAAATAAAGGGCAATGCAATTGCCGAAGTCATTACGGACAATATCCTGATCAGCACGATCGACGACGCGATAGATCTGCTAGGTAATTTATATTATCAAGGTTATGATAGCATCATCCTCTACGAAAAGAATATAATTGCAGATTTTTTTGATCTGAAAAATAAAATGGCAGGTGAAATTCTTCAAAAATTCAGCAATTATCGGGTTAGACTTGTACTGATCGGCAACTTCTCACCATACACGAGCAACAGTTTGCAAGATTTCATTCGGGAGAGCAACAAAGGAAAACACATTCATTTTAAGGAGACTTTGGAAGAGGCACTTGATTCCTTTGCTAGATAA
- a CDS encoding acyl-CoA dehydrogenase family protein — protein MIQDFDTYISSFKERLSSLFNSEYDYNTLSLTRGLPPSFMKEIMDMNPLSVAIPENYGGRGVQVKECLSVLAAASYESLSLSLTFGINIALFLEPFAKYGHPAVQAQVFKQFLKQQAMGGLMITEPGYGSDALNMRTAYEQQADSYQIKGQKHWQGLTGAANYWLVTARKKNENGELTRDIDFFLTDNGQEEQKIDVQQHYNSLGLYAIPYGINNIDITVPTDHRLTPESTGIKLMLDTLHRSRLQFPGMGMGFIKRMLDESLQHCETRRVAGLRLNEMDSVKFQLSRLQAAYTICSAMCSYSCSISSIHNDLSGHAVDANSIKALVTDLMQEAAQICLQLSGANGYRLDHIAGRGVVDSRPFQIFEGSNEMLYTQIAEAIAKLMRKSKEPNLLAFLKKNVATEYAAPFFSSLLNFNLADQPKQRDMVTLGRIIARVVCFQYVLSINNAGFNDKMTEITRQHMLMDVSMFVGQLNSNNDAEPLLNYNEHSDWINFTSL, from the coding sequence ATGATCCAAGATTTCGATACGTACATTTCCTCTTTCAAGGAGCGATTGTCTAGTCTATTTAATTCCGAATACGACTATAATACACTCAGTTTAACGCGAGGTCTCCCCCCTTCATTTATGAAGGAGATTATGGATATGAATCCCCTTTCGGTTGCTATTCCAGAAAACTATGGCGGTCGAGGTGTACAGGTCAAGGAATGCTTAAGTGTTCTTGCAGCGGCTTCTTATGAATCTTTATCGCTTTCGCTTACGTTCGGTATTAACATTGCTTTATTTTTAGAGCCATTTGCTAAATATGGTCATCCTGCTGTTCAGGCACAGGTGTTCAAGCAGTTCTTAAAACAGCAAGCCATGGGTGGACTGATGATCACCGAGCCAGGCTATGGTAGCGATGCCCTGAATATGCGTACGGCTTATGAACAGCAAGCTGACAGCTATCAGATTAAAGGTCAAAAACATTGGCAAGGTTTAACAGGTGCAGCCAATTATTGGCTTGTTACGGCACGCAAAAAAAATGAAAATGGCGAACTGACCAGGGATATTGATTTCTTCTTAACAGATAATGGACAAGAAGAACAAAAAATTGATGTGCAACAACATTACAACAGTCTAGGTTTATATGCGATCCCTTATGGAATCAACAATATTGATATCACCGTACCGACAGATCATAGATTGACCCCAGAAAGTACGGGCATCAAACTGATGTTGGATACCTTACACCGAAGCCGACTTCAGTTTCCAGGGATGGGCATGGGATTCATCAAACGCATGTTGGACGAATCGTTACAACATTGTGAGACTAGACGTGTTGCAGGTCTGCGATTAAACGAAATGGACTCGGTGAAATTTCAATTATCTCGTCTTCAAGCAGCTTACACGATATGTTCAGCCATGTGTTCCTACAGCTGCTCAATCAGTTCTATCCACAACGACCTTTCCGGTCATGCTGTGGATGCCAATAGTATCAAAGCTTTGGTGACAGATTTGATGCAAGAGGCAGCTCAAATATGCCTACAGTTATCAGGAGCCAATGGCTATCGTTTAGATCATATTGCAGGTCGAGGTGTGGTGGATAGCCGACCTTTTCAAATTTTTGAAGGATCCAATGAAATGCTCTATACGCAAATTGCAGAGGCTATTGCGAAACTGATGCGGAAAAGTAAAGAACCAAACCTGCTTGCATTTTTGAAGAAAAATGTGGCAACAGAGTACGCTGCACCTTTCTTCTCTTCACTGTTGAACTTTAATCTAGCTGATCAACCGAAGCAACGCGATATGGTTACTTTAGGTCGGATCATCGCTAGGGTGGTTTGTTTTCAATATGTACTCTCGATCAATAACGCTGGATTTAATGATAAAATGACAGAAATAACCCGTCAACATATGCTGATGGATGTATCCATGTTTGTCGGACAATTAAACAGCAATAACGATGCGGAACCGCTCTTAAATTACAATGAGCATAGCGATTGGATTAATTTCACTTCGCTTTAG
- a CDS encoding helix-turn-helix domain-containing protein, with protein sequence MEKQVNADEFVERFMSGSLSHLKYTQSPVKIFRLSEIAPYIKIPIPPIFLGYNLLVHITEGYFEHQIGSDVYVVKAPAILMSNYGNISAIKSVDKSSKGHCVLVKDGAMTSIFREQEILNIFTISPLLNLSLEDSQDLHPLLRLLYKELHTSNPYKELYESLLKSLLSKIIKLSASNKMLDRRQEIAIMFKQLVHKNFKKEKNIGFYADKLAVSTNYLNRCVSSTFKKSSKEVILEVAIMHSQLLLFESTKSIADICYELDFSDPSYFSRIFKKIVGMSPTSFRHKS encoded by the coding sequence ATGGAAAAACAAGTAAATGCAGACGAGTTTGTAGAACGGTTTATGTCCGGAAGTTTGAGCCATCTGAAATATACGCAATCTCCTGTCAAGATCTTTCGCCTTAGTGAAATTGCCCCTTATATTAAGATTCCAATCCCTCCTATTTTTCTTGGTTACAATTTACTGGTCCATATCACTGAAGGCTATTTTGAACATCAAATTGGTTCGGATGTCTATGTGGTTAAAGCACCAGCCATCTTGATGAGTAACTATGGTAATATCTCCGCGATTAAATCTGTCGATAAATCATCTAAAGGACATTGTGTACTGGTCAAAGACGGCGCGATGACTTCTATCTTTCGAGAACAGGAGATTTTAAATATTTTCACCATTTCCCCTCTTCTCAATTTATCGCTTGAAGATAGTCAGGATCTGCATCCGTTGCTTCGACTTTTATATAAAGAATTACATACTTCAAATCCCTACAAAGAGCTGTATGAAAGTCTTTTAAAATCGTTGTTATCGAAAATTATCAAGCTTTCAGCATCCAACAAGATGCTCGATCGGCGACAAGAGATCGCGATTATGTTTAAACAACTCGTACATAAGAATTTCAAAAAAGAGAAAAATATCGGATTTTACGCTGATAAACTTGCTGTATCGACCAACTACCTCAACCGCTGTGTATCTTCTACTTTTAAAAAATCATCCAAAGAGGTCATTCTCGAAGTAGCCATTATGCACAGTCAATTACTCTTGTTCGAATCCACCAAAAGTATTGCCGACATCTGTTATGAACTGGATTTTTCCGATCCGTCCTATTTTTCCCGTATCTTTAAGAAAATTGTCGGTATGTCACCAACATCTTTTCGACATAAATCATAA
- a CDS encoding GNAT family N-acetyltransferase: MGQKFRFKKYEAADYPEYFEMVQDDRVMKYITGNGLSNAEAKKKFASILDINHADEFLGYFQIWDNETQQIIGDCKLVPYRHNPAVFEIGYLLQVDYWRKGYGTMICTHLLDLATAIDTTKAVIGIIHPENQASRKLLEKFGFVRYFIGIENNLATEKLILKRNKHTDSWIE, encoded by the coding sequence ATGGGACAAAAATTCAGATTCAAAAAATACGAAGCGGCTGATTATCCGGAATATTTTGAAATGGTTCAGGATGATCGCGTGATGAAATACATCACGGGTAACGGTCTATCGAACGCAGAAGCTAAAAAGAAATTTGCCTCTATTTTGGATATCAATCATGCCGATGAGTTCTTGGGATATTTTCAGATCTGGGATAACGAAACACAACAAATTATTGGAGACTGCAAACTGGTTCCGTATCGGCATAACCCTGCGGTTTTTGAAATTGGCTATTTGCTACAAGTAGATTATTGGAGAAAAGGCTATGGCACGATGATTTGTACACATTTGCTTGATTTAGCAACAGCTATTGACACAACGAAAGCTGTCATTGGCATCATTCATCCTGAAAACCAGGCATCAAGAAAACTCTTGGAAAAATTTGGATTTGTTCGTTATTTTATTGGAATTGAAAACAATTTGGCGACCGAAAAGCTTATTTTAAAAAGAAATAAGCATACCGATTCATGGATAGAATAG
- a CDS encoding transposase, whose amino-acid sequence METPRKGKHTGAPVTYESSFKIAVAREYLEGNLSQSQLGRKHGLKSGEVVRYFVNWYKKNIAQIHSGLISPDSELPPLASSSPDEQLQEELRLARLKITALEMMIHIAEQELDIDIRKKSGTKPPVK is encoded by the coding sequence ATGGAAACACCGAGAAAAGGGAAACATACAGGAGCCCCTGTTACCTACGAATCATCTTTTAAGATTGCAGTTGCCAGAGAATACCTTGAGGGCAATCTGAGCCAGTCACAGCTTGGGCGTAAACATGGACTTAAGAGTGGCGAGGTGGTTCGCTATTTTGTCAACTGGTACAAAAAGAACATCGCCCAAATCCATTCAGGCCTTATTTCACCTGACAGCGAGCTGCCGCCTTTAGCATCCAGCAGTCCTGATGAGCAGCTTCAGGAGGAACTCCGGCTTGCCAGGCTGAAGATTACCGCCCTTGAGATGATGATCCATATTGCAGAGCAGGAGCTGGATATCGATATCCGAAAAAAGTCTGGTACCAAACCGCCAGTAAAATGA
- a CDS encoding IS3 family transposase, whose amino-acid sequence MKEIFINIPLSTICSLFGRTRQSWYEMNARRDVSVIQDGMILEWVREIRSVLPRTGCVKLLHMLQQNLKAHHITIGRDAFSRLIRDNGMLIYPKRRYVTTTMSYHHYRKWPDMISRAKPLMAEQVWVSDITYLRTGTGFIYLFLITDAYSRKIVGYHLSQSLKASGCLSALQKAINGREYKQRPLIHHSDRGIQYCCDAYVELLQRNHIQISMTQSGSPYDNAIAERVNGILKTEFELYNTFESYSMAIEPVCRAIERYNNVRPHMSCKMMTPAQRHSQEITKTRNSTTRL is encoded by the coding sequence ATGAAGGAGATATTTATCAATATTCCCCTGAGTACCATTTGCTCGCTGTTTGGCAGAACAAGACAGTCCTGGTATGAAATGAACGCCAGAAGGGACGTTTCGGTGATTCAGGATGGAATGATACTAGAATGGGTCCGGGAAATCAGATCAGTGCTTCCGCGTACAGGATGCGTAAAGCTTCTTCATATGCTGCAGCAGAACCTCAAAGCGCATCATATTACCATCGGAAGGGATGCTTTTTCCAGGCTGATCAGGGACAATGGCATGCTGATCTATCCCAAAAGGAGATATGTGACCACCACGATGTCCTACCATCATTACAGGAAATGGCCGGATATGATCAGCCGGGCAAAGCCCCTGATGGCCGAGCAGGTCTGGGTAAGCGATATTACCTATCTGCGGACAGGCACGGGATTTATCTACCTTTTTCTGATCACAGATGCCTATTCCAGAAAGATCGTAGGCTACCATCTCAGCCAGTCACTAAAAGCTTCCGGATGCCTATCGGCACTCCAAAAGGCTATAAACGGCAGGGAATATAAGCAAAGGCCGCTGATCCACCACTCGGACAGGGGGATACAGTACTGCTGTGATGCCTATGTGGAACTATTGCAGAGAAACCATATCCAGATCAGTATGACTCAATCCGGATCACCCTATGATAATGCAATTGCCGAAAGGGTAAACGGTATACTGAAAACAGAATTTGAGCTCTATAACACCTTTGAGTCCTATTCAATGGCTATTGAACCGGTGTGCAGAGCGATAGAAAGATACAATAATGTCAGACCGCACATGAGCTGTAAAATGATGACACCGGCGCAAAGACATAGTCAGGAAATCACTAAAACAAGAAACAGTACAACCCGATTGTAA
- a CDS encoding (deoxy)nucleoside triphosphate pyrophosphohydrolase, which produces MLQVTCAIIEHQGKVLICQRSAAMLLPLKWEFPGGKIEQGESMKACLAREIMEELNVTIQVEKGLSMVEHHYPDFSLCLHPFICTLISGDIQALEHAQTLWVDQTALLDYDWAEADLPIVREYLKLRP; this is translated from the coding sequence ATGCTACAAGTAACCTGCGCCATTATCGAACATCAAGGAAAAGTGCTGATCTGTCAACGATCAGCAGCTATGCTATTGCCGTTAAAATGGGAATTCCCGGGAGGAAAAATCGAACAAGGCGAATCCATGAAAGCCTGTTTAGCGCGTGAGATCATGGAAGAACTTAACGTGACCATTCAGGTTGAAAAAGGTCTGTCTATGGTTGAGCATCATTATCCTGATTTTTCCCTCTGCCTCCATCCTTTTATCTGCACATTGATCTCTGGAGATATCCAAGCATTAGAACATGCACAAACGTTATGGGTAGATCAGACAGCACTACTGGACTACGACTGGGCAGAAGCCGATCTACCCATTGTGCGCGAATATTTGAAATTGCGTCCGTAG
- a CDS encoding glycoside hydrolase family 43 protein, translating to MVASKSNFFFFIFSFFILGIGFLNLGCRVLPDQNHEWSKVDSSNQGLFQADPTVFYHDGYYYLYGTNGDQDTILGFKVYRSQDLAHWEGPVGVNNGFVLRKGDSFGTTGFWAPQVWYEKGKFYMAYTANENIAIATSDSPIGPFKQTTSKPLINTGKQIDPFVFTDSNGKKYLYHVRLDKGNRIVVAELKADYSGIKEETLKECLHASLPWENTAQASWPVVEGPTVLLKDNKYYLFYSANDFRNPDYAVGVAVADNVYGPWKRIGTQPLLSKANSKWSGTGHGDVFKKDNQWYYVCHTHYSENKVAPRRSAIVPFHFDKQKDGVSVPVFDGNKFSLIKTDTNKNSAYATDVAFGDPFILYDRKSDTYYLYGTGGTANGFMAYSSKDLKNWKKERKVYDGNQPKAWGIKDFWAPEVYQVNNKYYIYYSAHWKENPNQEQENYRIGVAVADHPLGPFIDITGSPIFDPGYPIIDANVFRDEDHRNYLFFSRCCYEHPVESEIATWAKKKLGYKAIEESWVYGVELDSSLSKVIGAPKLLIKPPQSMNDDQSEWESRSVTSGEINRRWTEGSFLIKENDRYYMMYSANYFAGENYAVGYATANAPLGKYRKSASNPILEKNTDKGGMLSGTGHNSLFRDRNGKLLCVYHGRTTKTGDERIVFISEVSFDANNELKIATPIK from the coding sequence ATGGTAGCTAGCAAATCGAATTTCTTTTTCTTTATTTTTTCTTTTTTCATACTTGGAATTGGTTTTCTCAACTTGGGATGCCGTGTTCTTCCTGATCAAAATCATGAGTGGTCAAAAGTGGATAGTAGCAATCAGGGTCTATTTCAAGCAGATCCTACCGTATTTTACCATGATGGCTATTATTATTTATATGGAACAAATGGTGATCAGGATACTATATTAGGATTCAAAGTTTACCGATCGCAAGATCTTGCGCATTGGGAAGGGCCAGTTGGTGTAAATAATGGTTTTGTGCTTCGTAAGGGTGATTCGTTTGGAACAACTGGCTTTTGGGCGCCGCAGGTCTGGTACGAAAAGGGTAAATTCTACATGGCCTATACCGCAAATGAAAATATCGCCATTGCTACCAGCGATTCTCCAATTGGACCTTTTAAACAAACAACATCCAAACCCCTAATTAATACAGGAAAACAGATTGATCCGTTTGTCTTTACAGACAGCAATGGGAAGAAATACCTCTATCATGTTCGATTAGATAAGGGAAATCGAATAGTTGTTGCTGAATTAAAAGCTGATTATTCAGGCATCAAAGAAGAGACATTAAAAGAATGTCTTCATGCGAGTTTGCCTTGGGAAAATACAGCACAAGCATCATGGCCAGTTGTTGAAGGGCCAACAGTACTCTTGAAAGACAACAAATATTACTTATTTTATTCTGCCAACGATTTTAGAAATCCAGATTATGCCGTGGGAGTAGCCGTTGCAGATAACGTATACGGCCCTTGGAAAAGAATAGGCACACAACCACTATTGAGTAAAGCAAACAGCAAATGGTCAGGAACTGGACATGGAGATGTATTTAAAAAAGACAATCAGTGGTATTATGTGTGTCATACTCATTATTCAGAAAATAAAGTCGCGCCACGACGATCAGCAATTGTACCTTTCCATTTTGACAAACAAAAGGATGGAGTTTCCGTACCTGTATTTGATGGTAACAAGTTTAGTTTGATAAAAACCGATACCAATAAGAATAGCGCATACGCTACGGATGTAGCTTTCGGAGATCCCTTTATCCTCTACGATCGTAAATCCGATACCTATTATTTATATGGTACCGGAGGAACAGCGAATGGATTTATGGCTTATAGTTCTAAAGATTTAAAGAACTGGAAAAAAGAAAGGAAAGTATATGATGGCAATCAGCCCAAAGCTTGGGGGATAAAAGATTTTTGGGCACCAGAAGTGTATCAGGTAAACAACAAATACTATATCTACTACAGCGCACATTGGAAGGAGAACCCTAATCAGGAACAAGAAAACTATCGGATAGGAGTAGCTGTAGCCGATCATCCTTTAGGTCCGTTTATCGATATAACGGGATCGCCTATATTCGATCCAGGGTATCCGATTATTGACGCCAATGTATTCCGAGATGAAGATCATCGAAACTATTTGTTTTTTTCGAGATGTTGTTATGAACATCCAGTGGAGTCCGAGATCGCTACATGGGCAAAAAAGAAACTAGGATATAAAGCTATTGAAGAGAGCTGGGTGTATGGCGTAGAGCTGGACAGCAGTTTAAGCAAAGTAATCGGAGCACCTAAACTGTTGATCAAGCCCCCACAATCGATGAACGATGATCAATCAGAATGGGAGAGTCGTTCTGTCACTTCAGGTGAGATCAATAGAAGATGGACGGAAGGATCATTTTTAATCAAAGAAAATGATCGCTATTACATGATGTATTCTGCTAATTATTTTGCTGGTGAGAATTATGCTGTAGGTTATGCTACGGCAAATGCACCTTTGGGAAAATATCGTAAATCTGCTAGCAACCCAATATTGGAAAAGAATACCGACAAAGGAGGAATGCTATCGGGTACTGGACACAATAGTCTTTTTAGAGATCGGAATGGGAAACTATTGTGTGTTTATCATGGTCGAACAACAAAAACGGGTGATGAGCGGATTGTTTTCATCTCTGAGGTTAGTTTTGATGCAAACAATGAATTGAAAATCGCTACGCCGATAAAATAG